The Stigmatella ashevillena genomic sequence GGGCTGGAAGAAACACCTCGGGCTCTACCCGGTGCCGACGCTCGACGACGACCTCGAGCGGGAGATTGCTCCCTACCGGGCAGCGAAGGACTCGGTGAACTTCCCTTACACGAAGCCGATCCCGTACGACCTTATCGAGCGAGTTGCGCGGTGCCTTGTCGCGCGGCGGCAGTCAGCGTCCTGAGCTCAGTCGCACACCACGTCGGGACATCCACCGCCCAAAGGCGCGCAGATGCCACAGCCCGCGTTGCAGCAGAACGACCCCTTGGCACAGTAGTTCGTGCCACACGGGCCGCCCCCTGCGATGGACTCATTGCCTGACGCCTGAGGGGCCAGCGCCGAAGGCTGCTCGCTCATGGACTCCTCCTCCAGCACGGGGCCCCCGCAGGCACTCACCAGAACCAGCAACGACCCCCACAGCATCTGCATCCTCATGACAGATCCACTCCTCGTTCCAGGGAATGGTCATCCTAGTAAGGACCGACAAAGCCGACAATGCTGGGGAGGGGCATGAGCAACCCGAGCCGTTGATGGGAAACGTCTTCGACCTCTCAGTGCCCCGATGCGCCAGCGGCACCAATGCCCGTTTCCGACCGCACCTCCTGGGCCAGGTAACCTTCCCTGTCCAGAGCGGCTCGCGGACTCTTATCCAGAACCGAGACAATCCAGATGACAAAGAAAGCCAATGGCATGGAGAAAAGTGCTGGGGACGTGTAAGGGAAGAGCGCACTTCCAACAGGGTGCCCAAGCGTGGCCTCCCAGACGGAAGGCGACAGCACGGTCAATACAAACGCCGAGATAAGGCCGGCAAACCCGCCAAGAAAAGCCCCTCGCGTGGTGCAGTCCTTCCACAGCAGAGACATGATCAGTGCTGGAAAATTCGCCGATGCCGCAATGGCGAACGCCAGGGAAACCATGAAAGCAATATTCTGCTTCTCAAAAAGAATCCCCAAGAGAACTGCCACGATGCCCAACATGACAGTCGTGACACGTGAAACCTTGAGCTCCGAGCCGGGCTCCGGCTTGCCCTTCTTTATCACGGTCGAATAGATGTCATGAGAAACAGCGGAGGCTCCGGACAGGGTCAGCCCTGAAACCACTGCCAGAATCGTGGCGAAAGCCACCGCTGAGATGAATCCCAGGAAGGCATTCCCTCCGACCGCCGTGGCCAGATGCACGGCCGCCATGTTGCCACCGCCCAAAAGAGTTCCGTTCGCGTCCAAGAAAGCCGGATTATTGGAAACCAACACGATGGCGCCAAATCCAATGATAAAGGTCAGGATGTAAAAATATCCAATCCACGTCGTGGCCCAGAGCACGGACTTCCTGGCCTCTTTGGCGTCTGGCACGGTGAAAAACCGCATGAGGATGTGCGGCAGTCCCGCCGTGCCAAACATCAAGGCCATACCGAAGGAGATGGTGGAGATGGGATTGCTGACGAACTTTCCAGGGGCCATGATGGAGTGGCCCTGCCGAGCAGCCTCCTCCAGTGGCTTCCCTGTCGTCACCGCCAGATCTGTCTTGATGCGGACGGCTTCGGCAAAAAGGTTTCCTGGCGAAAAGCCGTAGTTGTACAAAACCATGAACGCCATGAAGGAGGCTCCCGCCAGAAGAAGGCAGGCCTTGATGATTTGCACCCAAGTGGTCGCGGTCATTCCACCAAAAAGGACGTAAACCATCATCAAGACACCCACAATGACAACCGCAATCTCGTATTCAAGGCCAAAGAGAAGTTTGATCAGCTGCCCCGCTCCAACCATTTGCGCGATCAGATAGAAGGCGACGACCACCAAGGTCCCCGACGCCGCCAGTGACCGCGTAGGAGCTTGTTTGAAGCGGTAAGCCACCACGTCAGCGAAGGTAAACTTCCCCAGGTTCCGGAGACGCTCCGCCATCAAGAAGGTCAAGATCGGCCATCCCACCAAAAAGCCGATGGAATAGATCAATCCGTCATAACCGCTGGTCATGACGGCAGCCGAAATTCCCAGGAACGAAGCAGCGGACATGAAGTCCCCCGCGATCGCCAGTCCGTTCTGGAAGCCGGTGATGCCGCCACCCGCAGTATAGAAGTCCGCAGCCGACTTTGTCCGTTGCGAAGCCCACTTCGTGATCCACAAAGTTCCCGCCACGAAGAGCGCGAACATCGCAATGGCGGTCCAGTTGGTCGGCTGCTTCTCCAACTGCCCCAGGTCCCCCCCCGCCGCAAACGCGGAGCTCGCGGTGAACAGAAGAAGGAGTCCCGTGAGAAGAGAGTGAATGGACATTACTTGGCCTCCTTCACGATTTCCTCATTCAGCCGGTCGAACTCGGAGTTCGCGCGGCGAACATATACGCCCGTGATGAGAATCGTAAAAACAATGACGCCCAAGCCAATCGGGATGCTCAGGGTCGTCACACCTTCCCCCATCGGCCGGGCCAGAAACTCTTTATTGAACGCCACCAGACAGATATATCCGTAATACACAATCAACATCACGATGGTCAGACTCCATCCCAAAGTCGATCTCTTCTTGACCAATTCTTGATATTTGGGGCTTCTCGCAATCTCTTGCGCTTTCGCCGGAATCATGAGCCACCTCACCCTTTGTTGTCTTAGGCCACATTGGAGCACGCGCTCTAGCCCTAAACAAGTGCTTTTGCTCCACGCGGGTGCTGCGCCAGAGACACGCTGAGTGCTACCTGGCGGGTTGCCCCCTCATGAGACGCCACGAGAGATGAATGACACTCCTGAGAGCACTTCGCAAAGCCCCTGAGGAAGCCGCTTCCTTCGCCCGCGCCAGGGGTGACACCCACGCCGCGCCAACGAGGTGACTGCTTCCATGACTCCTCGCGTTATGCCTGAGTGACCACCGAAGAGAAGCCACGGCATGCTCTTGGAGCCGATCAGGAGGGCCTCCTCATTTTTGTCGTTCTTGGCTCTTTCGCGGTGCCTTCGAGGGTCTATTCTCCTGCCCAATTTCATGGAGATCTACGAATGAACCCATCCCTTCCCGATGCCAAGCGGTTCCGTGAGCTTCACGCCCCCGGCCAGGTGCTGGTCCTGCCCAATGTGTGGGATGCCATGAGCGCCCGATTGGTCGAGAGCCTCGGCGGTGCTGCGCTCGCCACCAGCAGCGCTGCGGTGGCCTGGGCCCACGGAGCGCCCGATGGTGAGCGCCTTGAGTTCGACCGGCTGCTGGCCTCGACCCGCGACATCGTCCGTGCCGTGAGAGTCCCTGTGAGCGTCGATTTCGAGCGAGGATACAATCAGAGTGCCGCGGACGTCGCGGATGCTGTATGCCGACTCGCTCAGGAAGGAGTGGTAGGAATCAACCTTGAGGACGGCGCTGAGCCCCCTGAAGTGCTCACCTCGAAATTGTCGGCATGCCGGGAAGCGTTTCAGCGGCAGGGCTTGGACGTGTTCCTGAACGCGCGCACCGATGTGATTCTGCGCCGCATGCTTTCGGGCCCCCAGGCCCTCGACGAGGTGATACGGCGCACGAAGCGCTACGCTGACGCAGGTTGCGATGGCATCTTCGTCCCTGGTCTCTCGGCGGCCGAAGATCTGGCTCGCGTTGTCAGCGAAGTCTCAGTCCCTCTCAATGTCTGGGCTGCACCAGCGTTGCCCCCGGTCGACCAACTCCGAGCCATGGGGGTACGCCGTGTGAGTGTGGGCCCTCGCCTCGCCCTGACCGCGCTCTCGGCAGCAAGGCGCGACGCGGAGCATCTGATGGCAGGGCACTGGGCACCTCCGCCAGGCGAAACTCCACTGACGTACCCCCAGGTCAATGGCTGGTTCACGCAGACGCCTACTCCCTCGAAAGAATAGGCATCTGCATGCACTGTCAGGGCGAGATGTCTGTATCGAGCATCAGCCCTCCTTCTGCATCAAGAATGGATGTAGACACCGTTCTCTCGGAGGCCCAATGGGGCTCCACCGGCATGAGTACCAGTTTGACCTTGCCCTCCCCCTGCTCGCTCGCGGCTTTGCCCGTCACGAGCGCGGATTGCTCATCGATGGAGATGCTGAAGTGGGACTCGGACCGCCGCTTCATCCCGTCGATGGATGGAGAGATCGGCAAACCGGGTGAGAACGCGATCGAATAGCTTGAATCCTTGCGTTCCTTGCTTGAGGAAATCGAGGAGACCGTCCTCAACGCCAAGCCATTCTCCATCACCTCGACAGAGAGCAATTCATTGCGGCCCTGGATGCACAGGAGATTGCCTCGTACGCCCAGAATCACATAACGCAAAGTGCTCCCGCCGGATTCGTACACCCATTGCTCGCCCACCTCGAGCCTCGATGGCTCCTGCTCTATCCGCAGGTAGCCGGTACTCGCGCGGAGGACACCAATCCTGAAGTTCTCAGCGTAAAACCCTGTCTTGCCTTTGAAAGCATGGGATGTTCCTGCCGCAGCACGCGAGCGTGTCTGCCTGCTGCTGATGTGAATGCGGCCCGCAGGACCCAAGGGAGCAACCCGCTCTGGACACATGACCGGAAGGGAGAGGCGCCTCGAATGCCCGAGCGGATCGATCAAGCAGGCATGCTCAGCCGCGGCTGCGGAAGCCGCCTCAAGTTCCATGTGAATGTCCTCCTCTTGGAATGACTCGAAGCCGATCCGGATTCGCGTTCTGCCGCCCACCACTGAGCGCTCGTATCGCACTGGCGTGCAGTGGATCTCCCTCTTCGTACCCAACCTTGAGAACCCTGCGTCGTTGATGTGGTCGACCTGACGCTTGTCGAGCAGGGTGATGATGGCTCTGACGACCGCGCCTCCGTCTTCGTTCTCACTGATCATCGCCTCCACCGACTCGTACTCCGGGTGCCCATCGAGGAAGAGAATGACGTGGTAGTCGTGACACTCGTAAAAAATGGGAAGCGGCTGAATCCTGACTCCCTGCTGACTCGGGTGAATCATGATTTGAGACCTCCGGTGTCATCCCTGAACCTGTGCATCGATTCGCCGGGAGCCCTTCCAGGGGCCCTCAGGTGCATCGCCCTGCAAGGCCCCCCGCCTGGCACAGGAAGGCAAGCATGCCCCCCAAGCCGCCGGATGTTCACCAGCGCCACCATTCCTCGTCCCTGCGGGTCATACAACCAGACATTCCAGGGCCGGTAGTGCAATCGCGAACCATGTCCAGATTGTTTGCGCGAACGTCCATGGTTCACCATCGCGGCTCCGCACCTTCCTGATGATCCGTTGTTCAGGAGGAAAGGCTTGCGAAGTTGCATTCCACCACCATGGGCCTCCAGAAGGAGAAAGTGCGAAGACCATGGGGACTCTGTTTGAAGCGAAGCTGCGGGCCCTGAAGACTCCACCCGTCATCTCCCGCTACTTCTCGGAGGGGGCGCCTCCAGACCATATGCCCGCCGAGAAGCTGGCCCGGTACCAACTTGAATCGCTCAAAGCCATCGTAAAGAGGGCTTACGAGCAATCTCCTTTCTACCGGAACAAGATGGACGGCGCGGGTATCAATCCCAGCGGCATTGAGCAGCTAACCGATCTCGGAAAACTTCCCTTTCTGACGAAGGACGAACTCCGCGGAAAGCCTTGGATTCTGCTCACTTGCGACAAGAAGGACATCGTGCTCGTCCAGGTGTCCACGGGAACGACGGGCGGCGAAGAAATCTACATGGCGTACACGTGGAACGACTACCTCCTCCATGATCTCTCGCCACAGTACACCCAGCTGTTTCCGGTGGGGCCTGGTGACATCTGCTTGAATGCCCTGCCCTATGAAATGAGCACGGCGGGACTGGCTTTCCATAAAACCTTCATGGAAGGCTACCAGGCCACCGTCATCCCTGCTGGCAAGGGGGGCGCTTACTCCACGCCCACCAAGACCCTCAAAGTGATCCGGGATCTGTCTCCCAACATCGTCGTCACCAGCCCTTCCTGGGCCATCACCTTGGCAGAAGAGGCCGCCCGAAGCGGCGTGATGCTGCCCAACTTGGGCCTGAAGAAGATGTGGCTGACCGGTGAAGGGTGCTCACCTGCATTTCGACAGCGGGTAGAGAAGCTCTGGGGAACCACGGCCAACTTCTTCTATGGCTCTCTCGAGTGCGGAGGGCTCGGAATCGAATGCGATGCACACAGCGGCTACCACCTGACCCAGGCCCACGTCCTCATGGAGATCGTCGACCCCAGAACGGGAGCAGTCCTGCCCTCAGGAGAAACCGGCGAAATCGTCGTGACAGCACTCCTGCGCTACGACAGTCCGATCATCCGATTCCGCACGGGTGACCTGGGCTACCTGGAGACCGCGCCATGCGCCTGCGGCTCCACGCTCACCCGCTTTCATCTGAGGGGAAGGGCCTTCGACCAGCTTCAGTTCCGCGGCAAGGCATTCTCCCCACTCCTCATGGAGGAGTTCCTGATGCGGATGCCAGAGGTCGGTAACTGGTTCCAGTTCGTCATGCCCT encodes the following:
- a CDS encoding iron chaperone — encoded protein: MAERASTVDAYIAAFPPDVQELLKRVRRAIGDAVPGGEEKIRYGMPAVMLGGRYALHFAGWKKHLGLYPVPTLDDDLEREIAPYRAAKDSVNFPYTKPIPYDLIERVARCLVARRQSAS
- a CDS encoding isocitrate lyase/PEP mutase family protein, which produces MNPSLPDAKRFRELHAPGQVLVLPNVWDAMSARLVESLGGAALATSSAAVAWAHGAPDGERLEFDRLLASTRDIVRAVRVPVSVDFERGYNQSAADVADAVCRLAQEGVVGINLEDGAEPPEVLTSKLSACREAFQRQGLDVFLNARTDVILRRMLSGPQALDEVIRRTKRYADAGCDGIFVPGLSAAEDLARVVSEVSVPLNVWAAPALPPVDQLRAMGVRRVSVGPRLALTALSAARRDAEHLMAGHWAPPPGETPLTYPQVNGWFTQTPTPSKE
- a CDS encoding DUF485 domain-containing protein; the protein is MIPAKAQEIARSPKYQELVKKRSTLGWSLTIVMLIVYYGYICLVAFNKEFLARPMGEGVTTLSIPIGLGVIVFTILITGVYVRRANSEFDRLNEEIVKEAK
- a CDS encoding cation acetate symporter, with product MSIHSLLTGLLLLFTASSAFAAGGDLGQLEKQPTNWTAIAMFALFVAGTLWITKWASQRTKSAADFYTAGGGITGFQNGLAIAGDFMSAASFLGISAAVMTSGYDGLIYSIGFLVGWPILTFLMAERLRNLGKFTFADVVAYRFKQAPTRSLAASGTLVVVAFYLIAQMVGAGQLIKLLFGLEYEIAVVIVGVLMMVYVLFGGMTATTWVQIIKACLLLAGASFMAFMVLYNYGFSPGNLFAEAVRIKTDLAVTTGKPLEEAARQGHSIMAPGKFVSNPISTISFGMALMFGTAGLPHILMRFFTVPDAKEARKSVLWATTWIGYFYILTFIIGFGAIVLVSNNPAFLDANGTLLGGGNMAAVHLATAVGGNAFLGFISAVAFATILAVVSGLTLSGASAVSHDIYSTVIKKGKPEPGSELKVSRVTTVMLGIVAVLLGILFEKQNIAFMVSLAFAIAASANFPALIMSLLWKDCTTRGAFLGGFAGLISAFVLTVLSPSVWEATLGHPVGSALFPYTSPALFSMPLAFFVIWIVSVLDKSPRAALDREGYLAQEVRSETGIGAAGASGH
- a CDS encoding phenylacetate--CoA ligase family protein, encoding MGTLFEAKLRALKTPPVISRYFSEGAPPDHMPAEKLARYQLESLKAIVKRAYEQSPFYRNKMDGAGINPSGIEQLTDLGKLPFLTKDELRGKPWILLTCDKKDIVLVQVSTGTTGGEEIYMAYTWNDYLLHDLSPQYTQLFPVGPGDICLNALPYEMSTAGLAFHKTFMEGYQATVIPAGKGGAYSTPTKTLKVIRDLSPNIVVTSPSWAITLAEEAARSGVMLPNLGLKKMWLTGEGCSPAFRQRVEKLWGTTANFFYGSLECGGLGIECDAHSGYHLTQAHVLMEIVDPRTGAVLPSGETGEIVVTALLRYDSPIIRFRTGDLGYLETAPCACGSTLTRFHLRGRAFDQLQFRGKAFSPLLMEEFLMRMPEVGNWFQFVMPSSDSARIKIRCELASGVQPSQALAATIAGRMEASAHLPFDIEFVSHLPRPGSKVLRVVRE